From Chryseobacterium shandongense, the proteins below share one genomic window:
- the lpdA gene encoding dihydrolipoyl dehydrogenase yields the protein MNYDIIVIGSGPGGYVTAIRAAQLGFKTAIIEKESLGGICLNWGCIPTKALLKSAQVFHYINHAEDYGLNKVEGSFEFPNVIQRSRGVANKMSKGIEFLMKKNKIDVILGTAKVQKGKKVSVTDKDGKVTEYTGTHIIIATGARSRELPNLPQDGKKVIGYRQALSLPEQPKSMIVVGSGAIGVEFADFYNTMGTKVTVVEFMPNIVPVEDEEISKHLEKSLKKTGIEIMTNASVESVDTSGEGVKATVKTAKGNITLEADILLSAVGIAANIENIGLEEVGIQTDKGRVLVNEWYETSVPGYYAIGDIIPTQALAHVASAEGITCVEKIKGMHVEKIDYGNIPGCTYCHPEVASVGLTEKQAKEKGYEIKVGKFPLSASGKATANGNTDGFIKVIFDAKYGEWLGCHMIGEGVTDMVAEAVVARKLETTGHEIIKSIHPHPTVSEAIMEAAAAAYGEVIHI from the coding sequence ATGAATTACGATATTATTGTCATCGGAAGTGGTCCTGGTGGATATGTTACTGCAATCAGAGCTGCACAATTGGGTTTCAAAACTGCAATTATCGAGAAAGAAAGTTTAGGAGGGATATGCCTTAACTGGGGATGTATTCCTACAAAAGCTTTGCTTAAATCTGCTCAGGTTTTTCATTATATCAATCACGCTGAAGATTATGGTTTGAATAAGGTGGAAGGTAGTTTTGAATTTCCGAACGTAATTCAGAGAAGCCGTGGCGTTGCCAACAAAATGAGCAAAGGAATCGAATTCTTAATGAAAAAGAACAAGATTGATGTTATTTTAGGAACTGCCAAAGTACAGAAAGGTAAAAAAGTTTCCGTTACTGATAAAGACGGAAAAGTAACTGAATATACAGGGACACACATCATTATTGCTACTGGCGCACGTTCTAGAGAATTGCCTAATCTTCCTCAGGATGGTAAAAAAGTAATTGGATACAGACAGGCATTGTCTCTTCCTGAGCAGCCGAAATCTATGATTGTTGTAGGTTCAGGAGCGATAGGAGTTGAATTTGCCGATTTCTATAATACAATGGGAACTAAAGTTACCGTGGTAGAATTCATGCCGAATATCGTTCCCGTAGAAGATGAAGAAATCTCTAAACATCTTGAAAAATCCCTCAAGAAAACGGGTATTGAAATTATGACCAATGCTTCTGTAGAAAGTGTTGATACAAGCGGAGAAGGTGTAAAAGCTACGGTAAAAACAGCGAAAGGAAATATTACTCTTGAAGCTGATATTCTATTATCTGCTGTTGGTATTGCTGCAAATATTGAAAATATCGGTCTTGAAGAAGTAGGAATCCAGACAGATAAAGGAAGAGTTTTGGTAAACGAGTGGTACGAAACCTCAGTACCTGGATATTATGCAATCGGAGACATCATCCCTACTCAGGCTTTAGCGCACGTTGCTTCTGCGGAAGGTATTACCTGCGTTGAAAAAATCAAAGGAATGCACGTTGAAAAAATCGATTACGGCAATATTCCGGGATGTACTTATTGTCATCCTGAAGTAGCTTCTGTAGGTCTTACCGAAAAGCAGGCTAAAGAAAAAGGATATGAAATCAAAGTTGGAAAATTCCCTCTTTCTGCAAGTGGAAAAGCAACTGCCAACGGAAATACGGATGGTTTCATCAAAGTTATTTTCGATGCTAAATATGGGGAATGGTTAGGCTGCCACATGATCGGAGAAGGTGTTACCGATATGGTTGCTGAAGCGGTTGTTGCCAGAAAACTGGAAACTACCGGTCATGAGATCATCAAATCAATTCACCCTCACCCGACAGTTTCTGAAGCCATTATGGAAGCTGCTGCAGCTGCCTATGGAGAAGTGATCCACATTTAA
- a CDS encoding PH domain-containing protein, protein MFKKLAAEALGLGDIGKIIPSHDYDKVDSDDYILSEDHEKIFFLIKSKRDEYCFTNRALIHIDGASALDKKRMLRRYEYYEFPFSNIALQTAGTIDLDVEISFNIGNVPLMISVTKSQIDQLKDLYKALLAIQQAVHHNQSLLNFSNDSLQKAITTVASGKQENVSKSQELRTINEYIFAWNTTSFDKYIQKDFSKIFEKYINN, encoded by the coding sequence ATGTTCAAAAAATTAGCTGCAGAAGCTCTAGGGTTAGGAGATATCGGTAAAATTATTCCGTCTCATGATTATGACAAGGTAGATTCGGATGATTACATCTTATCCGAGGATCATGAGAAAATTTTCTTCCTGATTAAATCCAAAAGAGATGAGTACTGCTTTACCAACAGAGCATTGATTCACATTGACGGGGCAAGTGCGCTTGATAAAAAAAGAATGTTGAGAAGATACGAATACTATGAGTTTCCTTTCTCAAATATTGCATTACAGACAGCAGGAACGATTGATCTGGATGTTGAAATTTCTTTCAATATCGGAAATGTTCCGCTAATGATCAGTGTAACAAAAAGCCAGATTGATCAGCTCAAAGATCTCTATAAGGCACTTCTAGCCATTCAACAGGCCGTTCACCACAACCAGTCGTTACTGAATTTCTCAAATGACAGCTTGCAGAAAGCCATCACTACGGTAGCATCAGGGAAACAGGAGAATGTATCAAAAAGCCAGGAACTAAGAACTATCAATGAATATATCTTTGCATGGAATACCACCAGCTTTGATAAGTATATTCAGAAAGACTTTTCAAAAATATTCGAAAAATATATTAATAATTAA
- a CDS encoding patatin-like phospholipase family protein, which yields MNFEKVGLVLSGGGTKGIAHAGVLKFLREKDIDVHVLSCCSAGSIVGSMYAVGKSPEEILEFFNSVYFFNWKHFAFNQPGLVSSVIFRNYLNPIFGDMKLKDLGKEVKIVATELVSGTEKIFDEDFKVVDAIIASCSIPGITTPYIINDEMYCDGGVLNNFPADIIRDECDKLIGVFVSPPHDIKINDLKSIKAIVSRSYDLLSYRIEKIKFDYCDWFISSQELSTYGTFERRKDRLEKIFQIGYQAAKESFNESSFYLVKESGA from the coding sequence ATGAATTTTGAAAAAGTAGGTCTGGTTTTATCAGGCGGTGGTACAAAAGGCATTGCACATGCTGGAGTTTTGAAATTCCTCAGGGAAAAAGATATTGATGTTCATGTTCTGTCATGCTGCAGTGCAGGCTCTATCGTAGGCTCTATGTATGCCGTAGGAAAAAGTCCGGAAGAAATCCTTGAGTTCTTTAATTCGGTTTATTTTTTCAACTGGAAGCATTTTGCATTTAATCAGCCCGGACTTGTATCTTCAGTGATTTTCAGGAATTATCTAAACCCCATTTTCGGGGATATGAAACTGAAAGATCTCGGGAAAGAAGTAAAAATTGTAGCTACAGAACTGGTAAGCGGAACGGAAAAAATTTTTGATGAAGATTTTAAAGTAGTGGACGCCATTATTGCTTCGTGTTCCATACCGGGAATCACAACTCCTTATATTATTAACGACGAAATGTACTGCGACGGGGGTGTGCTGAATAATTTTCCTGCTGATATTATCAGGGATGAATGTGATAAATTGATCGGCGTTTTCGTTTCTCCGCCTCATGATATTAAAATTAATGATCTAAAATCAATTAAAGCAATTGTTTCAAGATCATACGATTTGTTGTCTTACAGAATTGAGAAAATAAAATTCGACTATTGCGACTGGTTTATCTCTTCACAGGAACTTTCAACGTACGGAACTTTTGAAAGAAGAAAAGACCGTCTTGAGAAAATATTCCAGATCGGATATCAGGCTGCAAAGGAAAGCTTTAATGAAAGCAGTTTCTATCTGGTGAAAGAATCCGGGGCATAA
- a CDS encoding ABC transporter ATP-binding protein — translation MSLQINNLTKKFGEQTALNNINITIDKNEIIGLLGPNGAGKSTLMKSIVGALKIDEGEIIFNGKNITENEIESKKSIGFLPENNPLYLEMFVKEYLQFVANIHHIPTSRVDEVIELVGITPEKSKKIGQLSKGYKQRVGLAQAIIHQPDLLILDEPTNGLDPNQIIEIRNVVKEIGQQKTVLLSTHIMQEVEALCSRVILIHKGNILQDCPINEFKGKFGSLEEAFASYTQAPVTSEITP, via the coding sequence ATGTCTCTTCAGATAAATAACTTAACCAAGAAATTCGGTGAACAAACTGCACTGAACAACATTAATATTACCATCGACAAAAATGAAATTATCGGGCTTCTCGGACCCAACGGTGCGGGAAAATCCACATTAATGAAATCTATTGTCGGAGCCCTAAAGATTGATGAAGGAGAAATTATTTTCAATGGTAAAAACATTACCGAAAACGAAATAGAAAGCAAAAAAAGTATAGGTTTCCTTCCGGAAAACAATCCGCTTTATCTTGAAATGTTTGTAAAAGAATATCTTCAGTTTGTTGCCAATATTCACCATATCCCTACATCAAGAGTAGATGAGGTCATAGAACTTGTGGGGATTACTCCCGAAAAATCAAAAAAAATCGGACAGCTTTCTAAAGGATATAAACAAAGAGTAGGTCTTGCGCAGGCCATTATCCATCAGCCTGATCTTTTAATTTTGGATGAGCCTACCAACGGACTGGATCCAAACCAGATTATCGAAATCCGAAATGTGGTAAAAGAAATCGGACAGCAAAAAACCGTATTGCTTTCCACCCATATTATGCAGGAAGTAGAAGCGCTTTGCTCCCGTGTGATTCTTATTCATAAAGGAAATATTCTTCAGGATTGTCCTATCAATGAATTTAAAGGAAAGTTCGGAAGTCTGGAAGAAGCTTTTGCCAGCTATACACAAGCACCTGTTACTTCTGAAATTACTCCTTAA
- a CDS encoding OmpA family protein, translated as MKSKLSILSLAIALPTCLFAQDSLQVMNNTQYPNTFSSGSADVQPFTNSSKRFNDWSISFGAGVPLIQTGDLLSIKANDRSGKDLFGYSAYVSVDKAITHAFGLKLQYDRGETRQGYFNTKDAAPANAAANMQVGARTQYDAISILGDINFSNLLRRVDNKSPFRWALHGYAGIGSLAYRAYQKDETGQRLMTEIKPFKLASLFGQAGAGLKYKISNRLDLEGRVMYVVTTDDAFDGGGSQNSMINRRNNKTSDNFINTTLGLTVNLGKHESHLMWHDPLQEAYYKISVLESKVTDLVVCKNGDADNDGVCDDWDRQLDTPAGARVDGSGVALDVDLDGVIDLYDKCVTVPGSVENNGCPDQTQGQGAVAETETKLEGIEFDLNSDRILPSNTPILNNAVSYINSSDGSYTVVGATDTRGTEAYNQMLSERRANNVKNYLMQNGVQSGKLDAQGNGKTDLKYPECDPASKCPEWKNRANRRVYFKAK; from the coding sequence ATGAAATCAAAACTATCAATCTTATCGTTGGCAATAGCATTACCCACATGCCTTTTTGCTCAGGATTCATTACAGGTTATGAACAATACGCAGTATCCGAATACTTTTTCTTCAGGATCTGCTGATGTGCAGCCATTTACAAACTCTTCAAAGAGATTCAATGACTGGTCAATCTCATTTGGGGCAGGGGTTCCACTTATTCAAACAGGTGATCTTTTGTCAATCAAGGCTAATGACAGATCTGGAAAAGATCTTTTTGGATACTCAGCATATGTAAGTGTTGATAAGGCAATTACCCATGCATTCGGATTGAAATTGCAATATGATCGTGGTGAAACAAGACAAGGATATTTCAACACAAAAGATGCCGCACCGGCAAATGCTGCAGCCAATATGCAGGTAGGAGCAAGAACCCAGTATGATGCGATCTCAATTTTAGGAGACATCAACTTCTCTAATCTTTTAAGAAGAGTTGATAACAAATCACCGTTCAGATGGGCGCTTCATGGTTATGCAGGTATCGGTTCATTGGCGTACAGAGCTTATCAGAAGGATGAGACAGGACAAAGATTAATGACTGAAATCAAGCCATTCAAATTAGCTTCGTTATTCGGACAGGCAGGTGCCGGTTTAAAATATAAAATCAGCAACCGTTTAGACCTGGAAGGAAGAGTAATGTATGTTGTAACTACGGATGATGCCTTTGATGGTGGAGGTTCGCAGAACAGCATGATCAACAGAAGAAATAACAAAACTTCCGATAATTTTATCAACACAACTTTAGGTCTTACTGTTAATTTAGGGAAGCATGAATCTCACCTGATGTGGCATGATCCTTTACAGGAAGCATATTACAAAATCAGCGTGTTGGAATCTAAAGTTACAGATTTGGTTGTTTGTAAAAACGGAGATGCAGATAATGACGGAGTTTGCGATGATTGGGACAGACAGCTTGACACTCCTGCAGGAGCAAGAGTGGACGGGTCTGGTGTTGCTTTAGATGTGGATCTAGATGGAGTAATCGATCTTTACGATAAGTGTGTAACAGTTCCGGGAAGTGTAGAAAACAACGGATGTCCTGACCAAACTCAGGGACAGGGAGCTGTTGCTGAAACAGAAACAAAACTTGAAGGAATTGAATTTGACCTTAACTCAGACAGAATCTTACCTTCAAATACGCCTATCTTAAATAATGCAGTAAGTTACATTAATTCATCCGACGGTTCATACACTGTAGTTGGTGCTACCGATACTAGAGGAACTGAAGCTTACAATCAAATGTTATCTGAGAGAAGAGCAAATAACGTAAAAAATTATTTGATGCAGAACGGTGTGCAGTCAGGAAAACTTGATGCTCAGGGAAATGGTAAAACAGACCTTAAATATCCTGAATGCGATCCTGCTTCAAAATGTCCGGAATGGAAAAACAGAGCTAATAGAAGAGTATATTTTAAAGCAAAATAA
- a CDS encoding SDR family oxidoreductase, producing MKVFVTGASGFIGSAIVRELINAGHQVTGLARSEKSAEKIRRAGGEVAEGSLADLEILKQNALHADGIVHAAFSHDFMISNDISQFPKAAELDRIAIETMGDALTDTDKPLVVTAGLLGLPLINGKITEESLAEHSLRASETTALKLAEKGINTSVIRLAPSVHDAGDYGFVPFIISQARKNGISAYPGDGRNRWTGIHRLDAARLFRLALEKGTRGALYNGVEDESIETKKIAELIAERLDIPVKAVSGEELNNHFEWLSHFITMDCPVTNLKTKEKLNWEPMNINLLEDLERNYF from the coding sequence ATGAAAGTATTTGTAACAGGAGCTTCAGGATTTATAGGTTCCGCAATTGTAAGAGAATTGATTAACGCTGGACACCAAGTAACGGGTCTCGCACGATCGGAAAAATCAGCAGAAAAAATTAGAAGGGCAGGTGGTGAAGTAGCGGAAGGAAGCCTCGCAGATCTGGAAATATTAAAGCAAAATGCACTACATGCAGATGGAATTGTTCATGCAGCTTTTTCGCATGATTTTATGATCTCAAATGATATTTCACAATTTCCCAAGGCAGCAGAACTGGATCGTATCGCAATTGAAACAATGGGTGACGCATTGACGGATACGGATAAACCATTGGTTGTCACTGCCGGACTATTAGGTCTACCCCTGATCAACGGAAAGATAACGGAAGAAAGTCTGGCAGAACATTCTTTGCGCGCTTCAGAAACAACAGCTCTGAAACTTGCAGAAAAAGGCATCAACACCTCGGTTATTCGTTTGGCTCCATCTGTTCACGATGCAGGAGACTACGGTTTTGTTCCCTTTATTATTTCACAAGCCCGGAAAAATGGTATCTCGGCATATCCGGGAGACGGAAGGAACCGATGGACAGGAATACACAGACTGGATGCAGCAAGATTATTCCGTCTGGCTCTGGAAAAAGGAACTCGCGGTGCTTTATACAATGGGGTGGAAGACGAAAGCATTGAAACAAAAAAAATAGCAGAATTAATCGCTGAAAGATTGGATATCCCTGTAAAAGCTGTTTCCGGGGAAGAGTTGAACAATCATTTTGAATGGTTGTCTCATTTTATTACAATGGATTGTCCCGTTACAAACCTTAAAACAAAAGAAAAATTAAACTGGGAACCAATGAATATCAATCTGTTGGAAGATCTAGAAAGGAATTATTTTTAA
- a CDS encoding helix-turn-helix domain-containing protein, with protein sequence MEQKKIIRIKSISEFHQFRGLSKPVHPLISIVDYASIKHQPEMGEISWMFDFYQISVKKGIDGKFKYGQLEYDFDDGVMFFIAPNQIFNIQVNHHSTMERSGWMLLIHPDFLWNTSLAKTIGKYEYFDYSVNEALFLSEKEEKTLTEIVGNIREEYHSNVDHYSKKIIISHIETLLNYAERFYNRQFLTREKANHQILEKLEKLLNEYFESDDLISRKLPTVQYVANALNTSPKYLSGLLKTLTGQGTQQHIHEKLIEKAKEKLSTTNLSISEIAYELGFEHSQSFSKLFKTKTDLSPLEFRASFN encoded by the coding sequence ATGGAGCAAAAGAAAATCATCAGAATAAAATCAATCAGCGAGTTTCATCAGTTTCGAGGCTTGTCCAAGCCTGTACATCCGCTTATCAGTATTGTAGATTACGCATCGATTAAACATCAGCCAGAAATGGGAGAGATCAGCTGGATGTTCGATTTTTACCAGATTTCTGTAAAGAAGGGAATTGATGGAAAATTTAAATACGGACAGCTGGAATATGATTTTGATGATGGCGTCATGTTTTTCATTGCTCCCAACCAGATTTTCAATATTCAGGTAAACCATCATTCAACCATGGAACGTTCGGGCTGGATGTTGCTGATCCATCCCGATTTCCTCTGGAATACTTCTTTAGCTAAAACCATCGGCAAGTACGAATATTTCGATTATTCGGTGAACGAGGCATTATTTCTTTCCGAAAAAGAAGAAAAAACGCTCACTGAAATAGTGGGTAATATAAGGGAAGAATATCATTCCAATGTAGATCATTACAGCAAAAAAATTATCATTTCTCATATAGAAACGCTGCTCAATTATGCAGAAAGATTTTACAACCGCCAGTTTTTAACCAGGGAAAAGGCGAATCACCAGATATTGGAAAAGCTGGAAAAGTTGCTTAATGAATATTTTGAAAGTGATGATTTAATCTCCCGAAAACTGCCCACAGTTCAATATGTTGCGAATGCTCTGAATACTTCTCCCAAGTATCTCAGTGGATTGCTTAAAACGTTGACTGGCCAGGGAACGCAACAGCATATCCATGAAAAGTTAATTGAAAAAGCTAAAGAAAAACTATCCACCACAAACCTTTCCATAAGTGAGATCGCTTACGAACTGGGTTTTGAGCATTCCCAGTCATTCAGCAAATTATTCAAAACAAAAACAGATCTTTCGCCTTTGGAGTTTCGTGCTTCATTTAATTAA
- a CDS encoding contractile injection system tape measure protein, which produces MSQNHVIQKVFVEITVSNKEKAHYIKNDINGFLSVDVFPEIENYINDIESQLAGRTLQIPLLEMDLDIKNSSLNTELKDKIAELFKEKLSEIINSVEISDEKNERSKPSWINHQEKMLQTFIYFLENGSMPWWNSDKLSVGLLETSVFENLVSAPGFRKNIISILPKKYVQDRIIHQLSDTQIAQLCSAVLENEVLKISFNFEKINELSGMNYHDRDFIWHLILEILTKQKDSPEIELRQYFLEQISSHLIKKSSLKKRKAFAHIFPFITENDIAESIKSKEKSKNIVDTKNHESITENGNDEKSIINSEIIHKNHEKINDEEIPDDGQYVQNAGLILIHPFIKTFFEHCNLLDMETQQLTDPDLCAHLLHYIATGNTNAPEYEMVFEKFLCNIPVNQSIKRNIKLSSRHKTQAKNVIESVQHNWSAMRKSSPALLQNEFFQRPGKLVVTDYDYTLTVERKTQDILLDKLAWGIGFVKLPWKETFMLVNW; this is translated from the coding sequence GTGAGTCAAAATCATGTAATTCAGAAAGTTTTTGTTGAAATTACCGTCAGCAACAAGGAAAAAGCACATTATATAAAAAATGACATCAACGGCTTTTTGTCTGTTGATGTTTTTCCGGAAATTGAAAATTATATCAATGACATAGAATCGCAATTGGCTGGACGAACACTTCAGATTCCTCTTCTGGAAATGGATCTCGATATAAAAAACAGTTCGCTGAATACGGAATTAAAGGATAAAATTGCAGAGCTTTTTAAAGAAAAATTATCGGAAATAATTAACTCTGTAGAGATATCCGATGAAAAAAACGAACGTTCCAAGCCCTCCTGGATCAACCATCAGGAAAAAATGTTACAAACTTTTATCTATTTTTTAGAAAACGGATCAATGCCTTGGTGGAATTCAGATAAACTGAGTGTAGGTCTATTGGAAACATCAGTATTTGAAAATCTTGTTTCTGCTCCGGGTTTTCGTAAAAATATAATATCCATATTGCCTAAAAAATATGTTCAGGACCGGATCATTCATCAGCTTTCGGACACACAGATTGCTCAGCTCTGTAGTGCTGTTCTGGAAAATGAAGTGTTGAAAATTAGTTTTAATTTTGAGAAGATTAATGAGTTGTCAGGGATGAATTATCATGACAGAGATTTTATATGGCATCTGATTTTAGAGATCCTCACAAAACAGAAAGATTCTCCGGAAATCGAGCTTCGTCAATATTTTTTAGAGCAAATTTCAAGTCATCTAATAAAGAAAAGCAGCCTTAAAAAGAGAAAAGCTTTTGCCCATATTTTCCCTTTCATTACAGAAAATGACATTGCTGAAAGCATTAAAAGCAAGGAAAAATCTAAGAATATTGTAGATACTAAAAACCACGAAAGCATTACCGAAAACGGTAACGATGAAAAGTCAATAATAAACTCAGAGATCATTCATAAAAATCATGAAAAAATTAATGATGAAGAAATTCCAGATGACGGACAATATGTGCAGAATGCCGGACTTATCCTGATACATCCTTTTATCAAAACGTTTTTTGAGCATTGTAACCTCCTGGATATGGAAACCCAGCAACTCACAGATCCTGATTTGTGTGCCCACTTGCTCCATTATATTGCTACGGGGAATACAAATGCTCCTGAATACGAAATGGTATTTGAAAAATTTTTGTGTAATATTCCCGTCAATCAAAGTATTAAAAGGAATATTAAACTTTCAAGCAGACATAAAACTCAAGCAAAAAATGTGATTGAAAGTGTTCAGCATAATTGGAGTGCAATGAGAAAATCATCTCCAGCATTATTACAGAATGAGTTCTTTCAGCGTCCCGGTAAACTTGTGGTTACCGATTATGATTATACACTTACTGTTGAACGAAAAACCCAGGACATTTTGCTGGACAAGCTTGCCTGGGGAATTGGTTTTGTAAAATTACCCTGGAAAGAGACATTTATGTTGGTGAATTGGTAA
- a CDS encoding DUF4255 domain-containing protein, producing MIKEVLTILKNKLNDPANGLKDGTRVGDIAVVDDIAKHEDETSGLNDTVVITLLNVEEEATLKNRSWYTRTTLSEDPLLYDMKKQNPPAYLNLYLMIAANRNAYDKSLTDISKVIEIFQTNNVLEYTDANANKNFRFRIELHSIPFEQLSYIWGLLGGKVMPSALYKVSVVKIESIGGTDINLIDEVNIKSIKVD from the coding sequence ATGATTAAAGAAGTATTGACAATTTTAAAAAATAAGCTCAATGATCCGGCAAACGGCTTAAAAGACGGAACAAGAGTTGGTGATATTGCTGTGGTTGATGATATTGCAAAACATGAGGATGAAACCTCAGGACTTAATGATACAGTAGTAATCACTCTTTTGAATGTTGAAGAAGAAGCAACATTGAAAAATAGGTCTTGGTACACCAGAACCACTTTAAGCGAAGATCCTCTGTTGTATGATATGAAAAAGCAAAATCCGCCTGCTTATTTAAACTTGTATCTGATGATTGCTGCCAACCGTAATGCTTATGATAAATCTTTAACGGATATCTCAAAGGTTATTGAGATTTTCCAGACCAATAATGTCCTGGAATATACTGATGCCAATGCGAATAAGAATTTCAGGTTCAGAATTGAGCTGCATTCTATTCCTTTTGAACAGTTGAGTTATATCTGGGGATTGTTAGGAGGTAAAGTAATGCCCTCTGCATTGTATAAAGTAAGTGTTGTCAAAATTGAATCAATAGGAGGTACTGATATTAATTTAATTGATGAAGTGAACATTAAAAGCATCAAAGTAGACTAA
- a CDS encoding phage tail sheath family protein, with protein sequence MQNPTTPGVSVEEITRLPHSVSLIDTAIPVFIGYTEFTPEEHTEPLGISSLMEYEKHFGKAKKESIQLRNTENKGLEIISPDAQFLMYYSLQMYFANGGGPCQILSAGNYTSGTVGLADLNAGLNKVNNAGDPILIIFPDAVSLPEADFYILYDQTIARIESTSKNWFLIIDTYLGNSVTQSNNRNTIANLRENVALTTRAAAYFPHVKTILNYTFDETDTPIVHTGLQNEGQTSAVFYAGELSALDELKALASAEIVNEPVNALVLADLLSQAIAIAEEINETADETSGQPLDAKANLVHAIGEAKAVLEAIYDGTIDDFVIPDDLEAETPVFSGEFDALRDAILAVKDEVGAANGKTLKNLESSNSALYNQIKKEISSLKVVLPPSSAIAGVYGRIDSTRGPWKAPANVSLNYVVNPTEKVSDHEQSDMNVNDAGSVNAIRTFTGKGTLVWGARTMDAREKTEEDEENIWKYVNVRRYYDMIKLSISRALTDGKFINEPNISQTWLRAKAMIENFLHQQWLDGGLAGSNSKEAYHVEVSGDILKPKTMNVTVEIALVRPAEFIVLNFSHTL encoded by the coding sequence ATGCAAAATCCGACAACACCAGGTGTTTCAGTTGAGGAAATTACTAGGCTTCCCCATTCAGTTTCATTAATTGATACGGCAATTCCGGTATTTATTGGATATACCGAGTTTACCCCTGAAGAACATACCGAACCATTGGGTATCAGTTCTCTTATGGAATATGAAAAACACTTTGGTAAAGCAAAAAAAGAAAGTATCCAGCTCAGGAATACAGAAAATAAAGGCCTGGAAATCATAAGTCCGGATGCTCAGTTTTTAATGTACTATTCCCTTCAGATGTATTTTGCTAATGGAGGTGGGCCTTGCCAAATTCTTTCAGCAGGAAATTATACATCCGGAACAGTTGGACTTGCCGATTTAAATGCAGGGCTGAATAAAGTAAATAATGCCGGGGATCCCATACTTATTATCTTCCCTGACGCCGTTTCATTGCCGGAAGCCGACTTTTATATCCTCTATGATCAGACTATTGCTAGAATTGAATCTACATCGAAAAACTGGTTTCTCATTATAGATACGTATCTCGGAAATTCTGTTACTCAATCCAATAATCGCAATACCATTGCTAATCTGAGAGAAAATGTAGCACTTACTACCCGTGCTGCAGCCTATTTTCCGCATGTAAAAACCATTCTGAATTATACGTTTGATGAAACCGACACGCCTATTGTTCATACCGGTTTACAAAACGAAGGACAAACAAGCGCTGTTTTTTATGCCGGTGAACTCTCAGCATTAGATGAATTAAAAGCGCTGGCAAGTGCAGAAATAGTAAACGAACCTGTTAATGCTTTAGTATTGGCAGATTTATTAAGCCAGGCTATAGCGATAGCAGAAGAAATCAATGAAACGGCAGATGAAACTTCCGGCCAGCCTTTAGATGCAAAAGCAAATTTAGTACACGCGATTGGAGAGGCAAAAGCCGTTCTGGAAGCCATCTACGATGGAACCATAGACGATTTTGTGATCCCCGATGATTTAGAAGCAGAGACTCCTGTTTTCAGTGGAGAATTTGATGCATTAAGAGACGCAATCCTTGCTGTAAAAGACGAAGTAGGAGCCGCCAACGGGAAAACTCTGAAAAACTTAGAATCATCCAATTCGGCGTTGTACAATCAAATTAAAAAAGAAATTTCATCATTGAAGGTTGTATTGCCTCCATCCTCAGCAATAGCGGGAGTTTACGGTAGGATAGACAGTACTAGAGGACCCTGGAAAGCACCGGCCAATGTTAGCCTGAACTATGTTGTAAACCCTACGGAAAAAGTTTCGGATCATGAACAATCTGATATGAACGTAAATGATGCAGGATCTGTAAATGCCATCAGAACTTTCACCGGAAAAGGAACCTTAGTTTGGGGAGCAAGAACGATGGATGCAAGAGAAAAAACCGAAGAGGATGAAGAAAACATCTGGAAATATGTCAATGTACGCCGCTATTACGATATGATTAAACTGTCGATTAGCAGAGCTCTAACCGATGGGAAATTTATCAATGAACCCAATATTTCCCAAACCTGGCTGCGTGCAAAAGCGATGATCGAAAATTTCCTTCACCAGCAATGGCTGGATGGCGGATTGGCAGGAAGCAATTCAAAAGAAGCCTATCATGTAGAAGTATCCGGCGATATTCTTAAACCAAAAACAATGAATGTTACTGTAGAAATAGCATTGGTGCGTCCGGCAGAATTTATCGTATTGAATTTCTCACACACATTATAA